The genomic segment tctatccagGTCCTCATTACTTGTTCCTATGAAgctgctttgaaagtggatggtttttttttcatttcttttctaaaacatgattttttgtttgtttgtttgtttgtttttgcaggtgacactgagacagcctatccgtAATCATGagggtcacatccatagactgtataaaatcaagttcaatttctcaatagtattatttgaacatgatcagttgatggcagaatggaaagaggcggttcttctggagaatgcacgcacccatggccataactagaacccatgtttcagttttcagaatggattaaagattcatttgttttacatgtttgttttgtttgcctaaaacgaaccacatcacggccttcaAAAACTCGCCTTCCAAACcgcggaagcatattgaagtatgtaaacattttattccaagagaatgtttgcaatgaagttgtctgtgcttttaaagctagcgataatgttgcaatagctatgcagtctggttagtcaaatgattttctatggatttgcccgccaatttGCTAcatccttgtccatggctaacgttaacacatagcaagttaacttggacactgttagttagcatgtaaaaacagtcacactaacatgaataacattaactttagcataatcttgccaaataaacagaatgcagatctttttttttttttttctcgtaaagttagctacctaatatgatttcgagtttgaaaagagttttctagcatgtcaggtggagcttcagctctacacgttctacaaactagtcagaaactctagtcagttgcttcagagttATTAGGTTTTGTaaccgttgtggcaataatacaacagtgcgctgacaaaatgtacttaagtatttttaaaagcaaatacttcagtacttttaacttcagtaaaaaatttgactggacaactttcacttgtatcggagtgatatttgaccagtgggatctgtactttgacttaagtaatgaagttgggtactttgtcgacCTCTGGTAATTATTTACGAAAATATAGTAAATACTACTTAACCATGATGAAGAAAAAATACATCGAtagtattgttcaaaactgaagtCCAAACTGGACCTTTCTAAGGAAATGAGGTTTAGAGTGTATGTAAAGCAGTGCATTTTAGTATTTGTGGAGGTTactaatacatctcatctcatcatctctagccgctttatccttctacagggtcgcaggcaagctggagcctatcccagctgactacgggcgaaaggcggggtacaccctgaacaagtcgccaggtcatcacagggctgacacatagacacagacaaccattcacactcacattcatacctacggtcaatttagagtcaccagttaacctaacctgcatgtctttggactgtgggggaaaccggagcacccggaggaaacccacgcggacacggggagaacatgcaaactccgcacagaaaggccctcgccggccacggggctcgaacccaggaccttcttgctgtgaggcgacagcgctaaccactacaccaccgtgccgcccgttactaatacatattttatcatattaaaataaaatttattcattgaaagaaaacaaacttgaaattgtaatttttcttttgtttttttaactacAACTCTGTTTACAGGATGATAAAAGAGAAAGGAACTTCTTTGTTGTTCTTAGTGAAATACTGCATTGTTCTAGAATTCTACTGCAGTACAGAGGGTTAAATGAGGTTGCTATATCCATCCAAATACTAAAACAGTACActctttttttatattttgtcAGATGCTACAACCATACCATAAAATGAAATACAGAGATGTTGTGGAGCCTCTATTCTTACACTTCCCTGATAAGGAGCACTACAATGATGCTGGTCCTGACCGCTGCAGAACCTGTGCTGTGGTGGGCAACTCGGACAACCTGATTGGATCCCATTATGGTCACCTAATAGATTCTCATGACTTCATTATCAGGTGCTCGTCAATTCAAGTCAATTTTATGTTCtgtatgaacagttgataacttcaacaaaataaacttcatgctcaaactataatgaatttcttggttgcacagttgtactttgtgactctataggatgcagttatagaagtgaattatttataatcacgctatccattatcacccagatgaggatgggttcctttttgagtctggttcctctcaaggtttcttcctcatgtcatgtgAAAGAGTGTTTcattggcactgttgcctcaggcttgctcatcagggataaataaatttattagggataaaattagcttatatgtttaaagtatttaattttctgaaaagctgctttgtgacaatgtctgttgttaaaagcactgtacaaataaagTTGACATGAATTGACTTCTATTtgtaatagacattgttgcaaagtgaCTAGACAAAGATATGACTTCTGGATATAAAATTTAAACAAattaatttataaatttatccctaataagcaagcctgagatgatggtggtaaggaaaaactccctgagatgacatgagaaagaaaccaaaAGTGGAACCCATCCTATCTGGGTAATAATGAATAGCTTGATTATAAATAGCTCACTTCTATAACTATGTCCTACATGGTCAAAATGTAAAATTGtgtcaccaggaaattcattatagttttaagatgaagtctattttgttgaaggtaTCAACTGTCCATTGATGGAggcttgagtgcaagactgttcatgacaaatgcagtcccaaagttatcatggcaattgtaataACAAACCATTGTATTGAAACTATCTGTATTAACTGGCAATccaaagccatcttctaagtgtatctttaggctgtccatcatccacaggagcaaagtgatgagcactccagctagaagtagggcatcaggatagcTCAGGCAGATCCAGAGAgtaggagaggtcagcatcactggtatctcagtagTGGCTTGTGTagcagggggaagagagagagagagagagagagagagagagagagattgttaggtatgctcattgttacataatggttaagaacagtgcaCATTTTGTGTTGAGTGCAAGAAGGTACTCTGGCAAGACTATCAACGATAGCATGAATAAAAGGGAGggccagaaagtaacacagacatgagagggccctaggacataaagcagccaaccactcagccatcaacaaacctgagtgactgCATGAAAGTGGGGGGGAAGCATCCAAACCAAAATAGGTTaccaaaatacacaaaccagtttGCCAAAATACAAATGCCCAAGAACCCTCAACATCTGCTCCTTAAcataataaaaagctattaacaaaaggtttAGCTAAACAAATGACTTGCCTTAAACAATGAGACATTGTCTGAGTCCCGGACCCaacttcactatttgaggtagcAACaggctgcaccttttgatctaataaCTAAAGATGATTACCTACCTACTCACAAATCCTACTGACCTAAGTACCCACCAACATAACTTACCTATTTATGCGCCCAAAAATACTCACCCACTGTTCACCTTATCTTCCTACCAAACCATCAACCCAACCCACTTGCCTGCTTTCCCATCTACCTACTCTACCTACCAACCCACTTACTGATCTACCCAACCACCTACCTACCTGCCCACCTATTTCACTACTCACCCTCCTAAACCATCCAGCTACTGACCTGTCCAATGACCTACCTAAACACCCACCTATCTTCCCTTCAAATTACCTCCCCACCCATCTGACTATCAATCCAAACTTCTCAGCCACCGACACACCAACCTACCTGCTTACCTAAATTTGTCATTATCTCCACTTTGATAAACAAAAAGACCATTCATTTTTGTACATACAGATGTAAAACCTTGACAAGTGTTATATTGTAACATAGGATGAATCAGGGTCCCACTGTAGGCTATGAGAGGGATGTGGGTTTGAAGACCACACACCGAGCCATGTACCCTGAGAGTGCTATGGACTTGGACAACTCCACCCATCTGGTGCTGCTGCCATTTAAAGTTTTGGACATGGAGTGGCTCATTAGTATCTTCACCACCAAAAACATTACACGGTGAGGGCACACAACTGCTGTGAAGTGAAACTGATCTGTACATCATGCTACTCTAGCAGGTTCTTGTTTTGATATGATGTCTTTTTTGTTGTGTTGTTTTAGCACatataaaaatattaaaccaacAATACAAGCAAACAAAGACAAGGTCAGTAAACATCTTTAATAATAACCCATTTAATGCTTTTCATATTACAAAATGACAACTAATTCCTTAAATGTTTAGAGCTACCCAACTCATACTAAATGTCATGCTACTCAGCATAATTAAATCCTGGGACAAACTGATGATTATCTGGCCTGGGGTTACTTGAAAACTCATTTTTCCATGATAAGATGATATGCCTCTTGAATGATTCATGAAAGCAGCCAGTGATTtactatgattagtgctgtttcaATGGCTGGTGCATTAAAATATTCATATTGTATAAACATTAAAAAAGAGATACATTTTCTTTTGACAACGTCCTCCCTGGTTTGTTGTTATACCGTAGGTGATGATCATGAGCCCTGAGTTCATGAGATATGTCTACAAGAACTGGTCAATGGAACATGGGAAATATCCTTCCACTGGCTTCCTCACACTCATGTTGACCCTGCATATTTGTGACCAGGTAAAACCACCCTTTTGCCATAGTTGTTCTGCACATTTGCCAGAGTGTCTTCATGAGAGATCCCTGGACACCAAATGCTGTTCTATTTCAAcagcaaaaataataaaatgaatataGAAAAATGTTTAAAAGCCATATTGGAAAATGATAGAATGCCTTGTCAAAAAGTACTGACTAGGAGTGGGATATAATTgaaggttttttaaaaaaaaaaagggcagcacAGTGATATTAGCAAGAAAACAATGTTCTTCCAAAATGGATTGAGAATACAAGAAGGACTGATTAGGAATCCTTTCAAAACATCTACAGCAACATTAAAAGTGCTGCAGGAatatctggcaagtactggtcacTCCCTGCATGTGACAACATTCTCTTATATTCTTCATATCTAGGTGAAAGGCCAGTGTGGCAAAACAGAAGCCATTACtcacaggaaaaaataaaaatccaaggCTACACAAATCACCATGTGGCAAAATGTATGATGGTCTGCTGATACCAAGCTAGAACTTTATGGGCATAATTCTAAAAGATATTCTATTTTTGGCTTAAAAACATGGCAGCTTTTCACTCAAAGGACACCATACttccagtgaagcatggtggtggcagtaacaTGCTACAGGGCTGCTTCTGTTCAACAACCAAACTATTTCAGCATAAATACCTTCCAAAATGAAACACTAATCTAagtaaaatgaatgaatgaatggcttCAGAAGAAAAAGATGGTCCATTCAGAGCCCAGAGTTAAATCCAACTGAAAACATGGGGGGAACTTGAAGAGGGCTGTACACTGGAGATCCCCTTGCAATTTCATAGATCTTGAGCATTTTTGCAAGTAAGAGTGGGATAAAATTGCAGAATCAAGATGGGCTACAGTGTAGATTTTTTTCCCTCAATACACTGACTACTGTATTGCAAGCAAAATATGTTTTATAAAGTATTATTTCAGGGGCCTACCAGAGGAAACCACAGAACCAAGTGGAATCCTGACTAGTGCAtcacaaacaattagaatatcattgtcagtaacagcactgaaaatcCTAGTTTGGAGTTGCCTCCAAACGTGCCCGCTCCAGACGACATTTCCCAAATGCCACAGCACCACCATCTCCTGAATTCTAGGAAGTACACCTGTTTCCCATCATCCCCTCTCTAATCACTGCTCTATATAAGCCCAGCATTCACAAATGCTCTCCACGAAGTACCATTCTCTGTCCAGTACCTGAATTTACAGAGCCTTCTGACTTCCTGCCTGACTTCTAGTACCACTTGActttgtttacatttgtttgactCTGATCCCTTGCCTGCCCATTGACATACTGCTTGCAGATCGACTGACTCACACCTGACCCTGACTATACCTTCTTTTTACCTatttggatttggttaccagtttgtgacacacctgctctcccctgtgcctgcatgcGTAAGTGCCTGTACCCTGacaatcatgaaaaagttcaatattttccatcatttattgaagaaagtaaacatttaatatattctagactcattatacATAAGCTAAAATGTTTCacacatttttccattttaattttgataattatggcctacagtccagaaaacaaacaaacaaataaataaataaataaaaactttagtgtttcatttcaagtttgagtaaaacagaagaaatactgtgtatctctcagtctagttcagtacacacaaccacagtcATGGGGAGGACTGTtgatttgacagttgtccagaagatgaacatcgacaccttccacaaggagggtaagccacagaaggtcattgctgaaaaggctggctggaaaaggtgcacacacaacagggatgaccacagccttgagtggattgtcaagaaaagttgattcaataacatgggagagcttcacatggagtggactgaggctggtgtcagtgcatcaagagccaccacgcacagacattttcaggaaaggggctacaactgttgcattcctaataatcaagccactcctgaaccagagacaatgtcttaCCTGAGCTAAGGAGAGAAATAACTGGACCGTTGTtgggtggtccaaagtcctcttttcagatgaaagtaaaatttgaatttcatttgg from the Neoarius graeffei isolate fNeoGra1 chromosome 2, fNeoGra1.pri, whole genome shotgun sequence genome contains:
- the LOC132882123 gene encoding CMP-N-acetylneuraminate-beta-galactosamide-alpha-2,3-sialyltransferase 2-like isoform X2, with the translated sequence MMKRKVWVISMPLCMVLIFLFVRIEFRSRLHDFVDSGEPKMCACTSCVKEPQKDPWFMERYDGRVPIFMNRTNSKLSEPTQNWWMMLQPYHKMKYRDVVEPLFLHFPDKEHYNDAGPDRCRTCAVVGNSDNLIGSHYGHLIDSHDFIIRMNQGPTVGYERDVGLKTTHRAMYPESAMDLDNSTHLVLLPFKVLDMEWLISIFTTKNITRTYKNIKPTIQANKDKVMIMSPEFMRYVYKNWSMEHGKYPSTGFLTLMLTLHICDQMH
- the LOC132882123 gene encoding CMP-N-acetylneuraminate-beta-galactosamide-alpha-2,3-sialyltransferase 2-like isoform X1, encoding MMKRKVWVISMPLCMVLIFLFVRIEFRSRLHDFVDSGEPKMCACTSCVKEPQKDPWFMERYDGRVPIFMNRTNSKLSEPTQNWWMMLQPYHKMKYRDVVEPLFLHFPDKEHYNDAGPDRCRTCAVVGNSDNLIGSHYGHLIDSHDFIIRMNQGPTVGYERDVGLKTTHRAMYPESAMDLDNSTHLVLLPFKVLDMEWLISIFTTKNITRTYKNIKPTIQANKDKVMIMSPEFMRYVYKNWSMEHGKYPSTGFLTLMLTLHICDQVNVFGFGARKNGIWYHYYDKTYHQSMHSVEHNGNIEYNFMLELEKRNKIKMYKGWQHETYQNVSD
- the LOC132882123 gene encoding CMP-N-acetylneuraminate-beta-galactosamide-alpha-2,3-sialyltransferase 2-like isoform X3; protein product: MMKRKVWVISMPLCMVLIFLFVRIEFRSRLHDFVDSGEPKMCACTSCVKEPQKDPWFMERYDGRVPIFMNRTNSKLSEPTQNWWMMLQPYHKMKYRDVVEPLFLHFPDKEHYNDAGPDRCRTCAVVGNSDNLIGSHYGHLIDSHDFIIRMNQGPTVGYERDVGLKTTHRAMYPESAMDLDNSTHLVLLPFKVLDMEWLISIFTTKNITRTYKNIKPTIQANKDKVMIMSPEFMRYVYKNWSMEHGKYPSTGFLTLMLTLHICDQ